A genomic stretch from Hemibagrus wyckioides isolate EC202008001 linkage group LG02, SWU_Hwy_1.0, whole genome shotgun sequence includes:
- the plppr2a gene encoding phospholipid phosphatase-related protein type 2a isoform X3, protein MAAEEKPGVKSSTSIVPCFLFVELVIMAGTVLLAYYFEYTDTFPVHIQGFFCYDKTFSKPYPGPEESSKVPPVLVYSLVTAIPTITILAGELMAFFMKSEGTQEKTIVTADCCYFSPLLRRIIRFLGVYSFGLFTTTIFANAGQVVTGNQTPHFLSACKPNYTALGCHSNLQYITERRACTGNPLIVASARKSFPSKDAALSVYSAVYTVMYVTLVFRTKGTRLTKPTVSLTLLCLAMLVGVVRVAEYRNHWADVLAGYFTGGAIAVFLVTCVINNFQHAKPSPPPMRTQRPESMLGMPMVALPCVESPLEKLSGTQTPRGSPFTEIT, encoded by the exons ATGGCAGCTGAGGAAAAGCCTGGTGTTAAGAGCAGTACCTCCATTGTGCCATGCTTCCTTTTTGTGGAG CTGGTGATCATGGCAGGAACGGTTCTCCTGGCGTACTACTTTGAGTACACGGACACCTTCCCTGTGCATATCCAAGGTTTCTTCTGCTACGACAAGACGTTTTCCAAGCCTTACCCAGGTCCGGAGGAGAGCAGCAAAGTGCCGCCTGTGCTCGTGTACTCGCTGGTTACTGCTATCCCTACCATAACG ATTCTGGCTGGAGAGTTGATGGCATTCTTCATGAAATCAGAGGGAACACAAGAGAAGACTATTGTTACGGCAGACTGCTGCTACTTCAGTCCTTTGCTGAGACGCATCATACGCTTCCTAG GTGTCTACTCCTTTGGCCTCTTCACAACCACTATCTTTGCCAATGCTGGACAGGTGGTCACAGGAAACCAGACACCTCACTTTTTGTCAGCATGTAAGCCTAACTACACAGCTCTGGGCTGCCACTCCAATCTCCAGTACATCACAGAGCGTCGAGCTTGCACAGGCAACCCACTCATAGTGGCATCTGCCCGTAAATCCTTCCCTTCAAAGGATGCAGCTCTGAGCGTCTACTCTGCTGTCTACACCGTT ATGTACGTGACACTGGTGTTCAGGACAAAGGGAACACGTCTGACAAAGCCGACAGTCAGTCTGACCCTGCTGTGTCTGGCCATGCTGGTAGGAGTAGTGAGAGTGGCTGAGTACCGCAATCACTGGGCAGACGTACTTGCTGGCTACTTCACTGGAGGAGCCATCGCTGTGTTTTTG GTGACCTGCGTGATCAACAACTTCCAGCATGCGAAGCCCTCTCCTCCACCTATGCGAACCCAACGTCCAGAATCCATGCTGGGCATGCCCATGGTGGCTCTGCCTTGTGTGGAGAGTCCACTCGAAAAGTTAAGTGGCACTCAG ACTCCAAGGGGATCTCCATTCACTGAGATCACATGA
- the plppr2a gene encoding phospholipid phosphatase-related protein type 2a isoform X1, which yields MAAEEKPGVKSSTSIVPCFLFVELVIMAGTVLLAYYFEYTDTFPVHIQGFFCYDKTFSKPYPGPEESSKVPPVLVYSLVTAIPTITILAGELMAFFMKSEGTQEKTIVTADCCYFSPLLRRIIRFLGVYSFGLFTTTIFANAGQVVTGNQTPHFLSACKPNYTALGCHSNLQYITERRACTGNPLIVASARKSFPSKDAALSVYSAVYTVMYVTLVFRTKGTRLTKPTVSLTLLCLAMLVGVVRVAEYRNHWADVLAGYFTGGAIAVFLVTCVINNFQHAKPSPPPMRTQRPESMLGMPMVALPCVESPLEKLQGDLHSLRSHDHQPYRFPATPDVLIPSRSISSEV from the exons ATGGCAGCTGAGGAAAAGCCTGGTGTTAAGAGCAGTACCTCCATTGTGCCATGCTTCCTTTTTGTGGAG CTGGTGATCATGGCAGGAACGGTTCTCCTGGCGTACTACTTTGAGTACACGGACACCTTCCCTGTGCATATCCAAGGTTTCTTCTGCTACGACAAGACGTTTTCCAAGCCTTACCCAGGTCCGGAGGAGAGCAGCAAAGTGCCGCCTGTGCTCGTGTACTCGCTGGTTACTGCTATCCCTACCATAACG ATTCTGGCTGGAGAGTTGATGGCATTCTTCATGAAATCAGAGGGAACACAAGAGAAGACTATTGTTACGGCAGACTGCTGCTACTTCAGTCCTTTGCTGAGACGCATCATACGCTTCCTAG GTGTCTACTCCTTTGGCCTCTTCACAACCACTATCTTTGCCAATGCTGGACAGGTGGTCACAGGAAACCAGACACCTCACTTTTTGTCAGCATGTAAGCCTAACTACACAGCTCTGGGCTGCCACTCCAATCTCCAGTACATCACAGAGCGTCGAGCTTGCACAGGCAACCCACTCATAGTGGCATCTGCCCGTAAATCCTTCCCTTCAAAGGATGCAGCTCTGAGCGTCTACTCTGCTGTCTACACCGTT ATGTACGTGACACTGGTGTTCAGGACAAAGGGAACACGTCTGACAAAGCCGACAGTCAGTCTGACCCTGCTGTGTCTGGCCATGCTGGTAGGAGTAGTGAGAGTGGCTGAGTACCGCAATCACTGGGCAGACGTACTTGCTGGCTACTTCACTGGAGGAGCCATCGCTGTGTTTTTG GTGACCTGCGTGATCAACAACTTCCAGCATGCGAAGCCCTCTCCTCCACCTATGCGAACCCAACGTCCAGAATCCATGCTGGGCATGCCCATGGTGGCTCTGCCTTGTGTGGAGAGTCCACTCGAAAA ACTCCAAGGGGATCTCCATTCACTGAGATCACATGACCATCAGCCCTATCGGTTCCCCGCCACCCCCGATGTCCTCATACCGTCTCGCTCCATTTCCAGCGAAGTCTAG
- the plppr2a gene encoding phospholipid phosphatase-related protein type 2a isoform X2 yields the protein MFYFQLVIMAGTVLLAYYFEYTDTFPVHIQGFFCYDKTFSKPYPGPEESSKVPPVLVYSLVTAIPTITILAGELMAFFMKSEGTQEKTIVTADCCYFSPLLRRIIRFLGVYSFGLFTTTIFANAGQVVTGNQTPHFLSACKPNYTALGCHSNLQYITERRACTGNPLIVASARKSFPSKDAALSVYSAVYTVMYVTLVFRTKGTRLTKPTVSLTLLCLAMLVGVVRVAEYRNHWADVLAGYFTGGAIAVFLVTCVINNFQHAKPSPPPMRTQRPESMLGMPMVALPCVESPLEKLQGDLHSLRSHDHQPYRFPATPDVLIPSRSISSEV from the exons ATGTTCTATTTTCAGCTGGTGATCATGGCAGGAACGGTTCTCCTGGCGTACTACTTTGAGTACACGGACACCTTCCCTGTGCATATCCAAGGTTTCTTCTGCTACGACAAGACGTTTTCCAAGCCTTACCCAGGTCCGGAGGAGAGCAGCAAAGTGCCGCCTGTGCTCGTGTACTCGCTGGTTACTGCTATCCCTACCATAACG ATTCTGGCTGGAGAGTTGATGGCATTCTTCATGAAATCAGAGGGAACACAAGAGAAGACTATTGTTACGGCAGACTGCTGCTACTTCAGTCCTTTGCTGAGACGCATCATACGCTTCCTAG GTGTCTACTCCTTTGGCCTCTTCACAACCACTATCTTTGCCAATGCTGGACAGGTGGTCACAGGAAACCAGACACCTCACTTTTTGTCAGCATGTAAGCCTAACTACACAGCTCTGGGCTGCCACTCCAATCTCCAGTACATCACAGAGCGTCGAGCTTGCACAGGCAACCCACTCATAGTGGCATCTGCCCGTAAATCCTTCCCTTCAAAGGATGCAGCTCTGAGCGTCTACTCTGCTGTCTACACCGTT ATGTACGTGACACTGGTGTTCAGGACAAAGGGAACACGTCTGACAAAGCCGACAGTCAGTCTGACCCTGCTGTGTCTGGCCATGCTGGTAGGAGTAGTGAGAGTGGCTGAGTACCGCAATCACTGGGCAGACGTACTTGCTGGCTACTTCACTGGAGGAGCCATCGCTGTGTTTTTG GTGACCTGCGTGATCAACAACTTCCAGCATGCGAAGCCCTCTCCTCCACCTATGCGAACCCAACGTCCAGAATCCATGCTGGGCATGCCCATGGTGGCTCTGCCTTGTGTGGAGAGTCCACTCGAAAA ACTCCAAGGGGATCTCCATTCACTGAGATCACATGACCATCAGCCCTATCGGTTCCCCGCCACCCCCGATGTCCTCATACCGTCTCGCTCCATTTCCAGCGAAGTCTAG
- the plppr2a gene encoding phospholipid phosphatase-related protein type 2a isoform X4: MFYFQLVIMAGTVLLAYYFEYTDTFPVHIQGFFCYDKTFSKPYPGPEESSKVPPVLVYSLVTAIPTITILAGELMAFFMKSEGTQEKTIVTADCCYFSPLLRRIIRFLGVYSFGLFTTTIFANAGQVVTGNQTPHFLSACKPNYTALGCHSNLQYITERRACTGNPLIVASARKSFPSKDAALSVYSAVYTVMYVTLVFRTKGTRLTKPTVSLTLLCLAMLVGVVRVAEYRNHWADVLAGYFTGGAIAVFLVTCVINNFQHAKPSPPPMRTQRPESMLGMPMVALPCVESPLEKLSGTQTPRGSPFTEIT; this comes from the exons ATGTTCTATTTTCAGCTGGTGATCATGGCAGGAACGGTTCTCCTGGCGTACTACTTTGAGTACACGGACACCTTCCCTGTGCATATCCAAGGTTTCTTCTGCTACGACAAGACGTTTTCCAAGCCTTACCCAGGTCCGGAGGAGAGCAGCAAAGTGCCGCCTGTGCTCGTGTACTCGCTGGTTACTGCTATCCCTACCATAACG ATTCTGGCTGGAGAGTTGATGGCATTCTTCATGAAATCAGAGGGAACACAAGAGAAGACTATTGTTACGGCAGACTGCTGCTACTTCAGTCCTTTGCTGAGACGCATCATACGCTTCCTAG GTGTCTACTCCTTTGGCCTCTTCACAACCACTATCTTTGCCAATGCTGGACAGGTGGTCACAGGAAACCAGACACCTCACTTTTTGTCAGCATGTAAGCCTAACTACACAGCTCTGGGCTGCCACTCCAATCTCCAGTACATCACAGAGCGTCGAGCTTGCACAGGCAACCCACTCATAGTGGCATCTGCCCGTAAATCCTTCCCTTCAAAGGATGCAGCTCTGAGCGTCTACTCTGCTGTCTACACCGTT ATGTACGTGACACTGGTGTTCAGGACAAAGGGAACACGTCTGACAAAGCCGACAGTCAGTCTGACCCTGCTGTGTCTGGCCATGCTGGTAGGAGTAGTGAGAGTGGCTGAGTACCGCAATCACTGGGCAGACGTACTTGCTGGCTACTTCACTGGAGGAGCCATCGCTGTGTTTTTG GTGACCTGCGTGATCAACAACTTCCAGCATGCGAAGCCCTCTCCTCCACCTATGCGAACCCAACGTCCAGAATCCATGCTGGGCATGCCCATGGTGGCTCTGCCTTGTGTGGAGAGTCCACTCGAAAAGTTAAGTGGCACTCAG ACTCCAAGGGGATCTCCATTCACTGAGATCACATGA